In the Plasmodium chabaudi chabaudi strain AS genome assembly, chromosome: 13 genome, one interval contains:
- a CDS encoding ferlin, putative, with amino-acid sequence MKVISVGFIIYEAQNLKVEDKELLDPLVVVRCCNNEYITKKKKKKYNAVNWEESHVWNRIVLSEIEWNVAKIEFEVQSANTFWRNDVIGVISFELKLIRNKKNHQIYGTYPILYKNRTEIQGQLRLKVIVCNENDYTSSEIYSSLTQYNNNTNDNNDNNNSDNENFYEDLTKAVVEENTIALRDSNSRFYYLYINIHKIEDVYIDISKKKSRDLYITCEFNGCHLKSSQGNNCTKYTFNECFKIPINTPILEDTIIIKVWDWNFLSNDELLAIGVLSFNQIKNKSINPMWLNLYGFHKNELNLENYYNNENNNTSLIRPNDFNLALEGNVYLGRICISAYVERLSNYDSLSIPIVQSCLVYDDPLYVPITLLCDVYVVTGLLAENIYVQLTCGPHKKKTDCVSANEIGWDDDRNNAAGVNRKKKGKKNNSGENITDDGAYFDFLNFNGILNTDNFISTLTEKQQILDNSGSTEFYFSSRKGKIDNMKLCSVEDEQQQWDIIINVYEKDKNKNNDANIFNNFMYSGGNNMITDKYNYDDKQNKESKLTDYQKYKLKKREENYDQRKHEEEDEENEIGVKQNNDRRIAYYRMPLKNVLLHNEKISRCPIWLPLKNISKNVDSGLNCMYNIFQNGSILVNLEKSYDLQLGLNRRKKLVPVNYELRCYIYACRNIVSNFNESPNTFVHIACSGKMKVTSLVLNNSNPVFLQCLKLNITILTDYSAGLPTIPFIVVTLYEFHNNTFYFIGRCFCNYDIYLKDNQKKCNFTNRSSKYNMVEQIQPRWIKLKGNKHAKAMYPNMLWQQSGSYKRIMQEYMFEKQKDFYTSNANIGGDMANGNNSPNKINSQRRQPHNDFLHGERVGDILLYFELVKEKDAMKIPIYPMITEIKKCTLSFFCMSLENLVLMKTPKKNEQIIPNDYRKNSITHPIIVLSITSYSSYGKKKNELLIKYAKSLKTNTRIQLKNWKNAFNQQSFEMFAIENFDIDVPLDPIFDPTLNIKVYNKKVKDKYFIGETNISLIPYIPWIESLDDVLHYLQAYEDYSETINIKNIDNAFNIYKNKNAALVVTAISLADYEHTISLKEELKKYENDDEDDDWNNIPLFNGNFNTKPADKAVGMIGDMPGGMVNGMFGGMPNGMIGGMSNGMAGGMPNGMAGSMPNGMAGSMSNGMIDGMPNGMVDGMDGGAHPNFLGHEYDPRNGQLINNTMMNNFQMNMMYNKENYSSANYGVNCITEFGEKGSKMGSGFNNERYATNMSHYFSSYYNKKNQRNIYNIIYNESVYKLHDDGVPEIIKASYSVKNYPYIKVLRNKFILNVYIPPRFILYVEGDKINLEKFVKNTQRVSVDGILENYLDDILIPSIPLKKKYNNNFFLNNGYNGNIEIIDGNDQNKIIKEGISFGCFENSPFVELVGGQIKCFTKIKYRDIISEHIPLKLKDINNQNTFRNKFRGSNKIPLYLKIRVYVLRGIGINGVNSECSCNPYLTFSLGDKTTNLRNSYKDDNPNPNFSYLWESEAIFPEDEILTISVYSAESNYDKQINDIYIGSTEINLFDRWMSKEWRHMMKKNKVPIEYRPLYNNYFKNQNLIKNNINGGNNMYNKLNNWNNIFSFFDIFTNLVNFNIINGYSNNQYYNGNSFSSCGINNSKSISNNGLLEMWVEIMGYEEAAKIPIHKMEPPKISEVEIRIIIWRCNILLDGENPNKTFDLVVTSELDCINYNGKNPITQTTDVHYNCKTGDAIFNWRMVYPNISHPLNTCFLQLAVYSNSNVGASQFLGEVNLELSKYIHKVLQVVNKFELDAELKLRKKNIGDNTNGDNNCSGTIQVTVQFIPQSKANIKPSGLGRSEPNRNPYLRTPKNGRDWNDFAYSIGFNDIYKPFWGGLRMFFIFALAVWVFFLSFIYPAMLL; translated from the coding sequence ATGAAGGTGATATCGGTGGGTTTCATAATATACGAGGCACAGAATTTAAAGGTTGAAGATAAAGAATTATTGGATCCATTAGTAGTTGTTCGGTGTtgtaataatgaatatataacaaaaaaaaaaaaaaaaaaatacaatgcAGTAAATTGGGAAGAAAGTCATGTTTGGAATAGAATTGTTTTATCGGAAATTGAATGGAATGTTGCAAAAATAGAATTTGAAGTTCAAAGTGCTAATACATTTTGGAGAAATGATGTAATAGGGGTTATATCAtttgaattaaaattaataagaaataaaaaaaatcatcaAATTTATGGGACATAtccaatattatataaaaatcgaACAGAAATTCAAGGACAATTAAGATTAAAAGTTATAGTGtgtaatgaaaatgattataCTTCATCTGAAATATATAGTAGCTTAACccaatataataataatactaatgataataacgataataataattcagaTAATGAAAACTTTTATGAAGATTTGACAAAAGCAGTTGTGGAAGAAAATACGATTGCATTAAGAGATTCTAATTCTcggttttattatttatatatcaatatacataaaatcgAAGATGTATATATCGAtattagtaaaaaaaaatccagagatttatatataacatgtGAATTTAATGGATGCCATTTAAAATCAAGTCAAGGAAATAATTGTACAAAATATACCTTTAAtgaatgttttaaaataccTATTAATACTCCTATTTTAGAAGAtactataattattaaagtATGGGATtggaattttttatcaaatgatGAATTATTAGCTATTGGggttttatcatttaatcaaattaaaaataaatctatTAATCCCATGTggttaaatttatatgggtttcataaaaatgaactaaatttagaaaattattacaacaatgaaaataataataccaGTCTTATTAGGCCTAACGATTTTAATCTTGCATTAGAAGGCAATGTGTATCTCGGAAGAATATGTATTAGTGCTTATGTTGAAAGATTAAGCAATTATGATAGCCTAAGTATTCCTATTGTTCAAAGTTGCTTAGTCTATGATGACCCATTATATGTCCCAATTACTTTGTTGTGTGATGTATATGTAGTAACTGGTCTTTTAgcagaaaatatttatgtgcAACTAACATGTGGGcctcataaaaaaaaaacagattGTGTATCAGCAAATGAAATTGGTTGGGATGATGATCGAAACAATGCAGCAGGAgtaaatagaaaaaaaaaagggaagAAAAACAATTCGGGTGAAAACATTACAGACGATGGTGCATATTTCGATttcttaaattttaatggTATTCTAAATACcgataattttattagcaCGCTTACAGAAAAACAACAAATTTTAGACAATAGTGGAAGTActgaattttatttcagtTCTAGAAAGGGAAAAATAGATAATATGAAATTATGTTCTGTAGAAGATGAACAGCAACAATGggatattataataaatgtttatgaaaaagacaaaaataaaaataacgatgctaatatttttaataattttatgtacTCCGGaggaaataatatgatcactgacaaatataattatgatgataaacaaaataaagaatcCAAATTGACagattatcaaaaatataagttgaaaaaaagggaagaaaattatgatcAACGAAAACATGAAGAGgaagatgaagaaaatgaaataggagtaaaacaaaataatgatagaCGAATAGCATACTATAGAATGCCTCTAAAAAATGTTCTTTTACACAATGAGAAAATATCACGATGTCCCATATGGTTaccattaaaaaatatttctaaaaatgTAGATAGTGGTTTAAAttgtatgtataatatatttcaaaatggTTCTATACTTGttaatttagaaaaatcaTACGATTTACAATTAGGGTTaaatagaagaaaaaaattagttccagtaaattatgaattaagatgttatatatatgcatgtagAAATATAgtttcaaattttaatgaatCTCCTAATACATTTGTTCATATAGCATGTTCTGGAAAAATGAAAGTCACATCTTtagttttaaataattctaaTCCCGTATTTTTACAATGTttgaaattaaatattactaTATTAACTGATTATTCGGCTGGTTTACCTACAATTCCATTTATAGTAGTAACATTATATGaatttcataataatacattttattttattggtCGATGTTTTTGTAATTATGATATTTATCTTAAAGATAATCAAAAAAAGTGTAACTTCACCAATAGATCGTCCAAGTATAATATGGTTGAACAAATACAACCCAGATGGATTAAGTTGAAAGGAAATAAACATGCAAAGGCCATGTATCCAAATATGTTGTGGCAACAAAGTGGGAGCTATAAGCGCATCATGCAAGAATATATGTTTGAAAAGCAAAAAGATTTTTACACATCTAATGCTAATATAGGAGGGGATATGGCCAATGGCAATAACTCACccaacaaaataaatagccAAAGAAGGCAACCACATAATGACTTTCTTCATGGGGAACGTGTAGGAGATATATTACTTTACTTTGAATTAGTAAAAGAAAAGGATGCAATGAAAATACCAATATATCCTATGATAACagagataaaaaaatgtaccTTGTCCTTTTTTTGTATGTCATTAGAAAATTTAGTATTAATGAAAACtcctaaaaaaaatgaacaaaTAATTCCTAATgattatagaaaaaatagcaTAACTCATCCTATTATTGTATTATCAATTACTTCTTATTCATCTTatggaaagaaaaaaaatgaattattaattaaatatgcaaaatcATTGAAAACCAACACAAGAattcaattaaaaaattggaagAATGCTTTTAATCAGCAAAGTTTTGAAATGTTTGCaattgaaaattttgatattgATGTGCCACTAGATCCTATATTTGACCCAACATTAAACATAAaagtttataataaaaaagtgaaagacaaatattttattggagaaacaaatatatctttaatTCCTTATATACCATGGATTGAAAGCTTAGATGATGTTCTACATTATTTACAAGCATATGAGGATTATTCAGAaactattaatattaaaaatatagacaatgcctttaatatatataaaaacaaaaatgcgGCCCTCGTCGTTACTGCTATTTCTTTAGCAGACTATGAGCATACTATCAGTCTCAAGGAGgagctaaaaaaatatgaaaatgatgacgAAGACGATGATTGGAATAACATACCTCTATTTAATGGAAATTTCAATACAAAACCTGCTGACAAAGCTGTCGGCATGATTGGTGATATGCCTGGTGGCATGGTTAATGGTATGTTTGGTGGTATGCCTAATGGTATGATTGGTGGTATGTCTAATGGTATGGCTGGTGGTATGCCTAATGGTATGGCTGGTAGTATGCCTAATGGTATGGCTGGTAGTATGTCTAATGGTATGATTGATGGTATGCCTAATGGTATGGTTGATGGTATGGATGGTGGCGCTCATCCCAACTTCCTTGGACATGAATATGACCCAAGGAATGGCCAGCTTATCAACAACACAATGATGAACAATTTTCAGATGAACATGATGTATAATAAGGAAAACTATTCTTCAGCAAATTATGGAGTTAATTGCATTACCGAATTTGGGGAAAAGGGATCTAAAATGGGAAGCGgatttaataatgaaagATACGCAACAAACATGAgtcattatttttcttcttattataataaaaaaaatcaacgaaatatttataatataatatataatgagaGTGTTTACAAATTGCATGATGATGGGGTAccagaaataataaaagcaaGTTATAGTGTTAAGAATtatccatatataaaagtattaagaaataaatttattttgaatgTTTATATACCTCCtagatttattttatatgtagaaggagataaaataaatttagagaaatttgtaaaaaatacacaacGAGTTTCGGTCGATGGAATATTAGAAAATTACCTTGATGATATATTAATCCCGTCTATtccattaaaaaaaaaatataataataatttttttttaaataatggtTACAATGGGAATATAGAAATTATTGATGGAAATGATcagaataaaataatcaaagAAGGAATATCTTTTGGATGTTTTGAGAATTCTCCTTTTGTTGAATTAGTGGGAGGACAAATTAAATGTTTTACCAAAATTAAATACAGAGATATAATATCTGAGCATATACCATTAAAActaaaagatataaataatcaaaatacatttagaaataaatttagaGGATCCAATAAAATtccattatatttaaaaataagagTATATGTACTAAGAGGTATTGGAATAAACGGGGTGAATAGTGAATGCAGTTGCAACCCATATTTAACATTTTCATTAGGAGATAAAACAACCAATTTAAGAAATTCATACAAAGACGATAATCCAAATCCAAACTTTTCATATCTATGGGAAAGTGAAGCAATATTTCCAGAAGATGAAATATTAACTATATCTGTTTATAGTGCTGAGTCTAATTATGATAAACAAAtcaatgatatatatattgggTCAACagaaattaatttattcgATAGATGGATGAGTAAAGAATGGAGAcatatgatgaaaaaaaataaagtaccTATAGAATATAGACCATTatacaataattattttaaaaatcaaaatctcattaaaaataatatcaatggtggtaataatatgtataacaAACTAAACAACtggaataatattttttcgttttttgacatttttacaaatttagTTAATTTTAACATAATAAATGGATATTCAAATAATCAATATTACAATGGTAATAGTTTTTCATCATGTggtataaataattctaaGTCTATTTCTAATAATGGGTTGCTTGAAATGTGGGTCGAAATTATGGGGTATGAAGAGGCAGCAAAAATCCCTATACATAAAATGGAACCACCAAAAATTTCTGAAGTCGaaataagaataataatatggagATGCAACATTTTATTAGACGGTGAAAATccaaataaaacatttgaTTTGGTTGTTACATCTGAATTAGattgtataaattataatggaAAGAACCCAATTACACAAACAACAGATGTGCATTATAATTGTAAAACAGGTGATGCTATATTTAATTGGAGAATGGTTTACCCAAATATTAGCCATCCATTAAATACCTGCTTTTTACAACTAGCTGTTTATAGTAATAGTAATGTTGGTGCTAGCCAGTTTTTAGGAGAAGTAAATTTAGAACTatctaaatatatacataaagtATTACAAgttgtaaataaatttgagCTAGATGCTGAACTTAAAttaaggaaaaaaaatattggtGATAATACCAATGGTGATAATAATTGTAGTGGAACTATACAAGTAACTGTTCAATTTATTCCTCAAAGCAaagcaaatataaaaccGTCTGGATTAGGACGAAGTGAACCAAATAGAAATCCATACTTAAGAACCCCTAAAAATGGAAGAGATTGGAACGATTTTGCATACTCTATTGGatttaatgatatatacaAACCCTTCTGGGGGGGACTCagaatgttttttatttttgccCTCGCTGTATGGGTATTCTTTCTTTCCTTCATTTATCCCGCCATGTTGCTATAG
- a CDS encoding LCCL domain-containing protein: MKKLFFNYVIAIFMLHFLYVNGENDISNTFFKFDSCEAESTFPNIGDNGLPQYGADNALTRGSGYWCSEGKHNPNDVISWIGHLKNVRSLNGVIIHWAYSPGEVSIMASYDGNDSYEEVVPYQTIESRAGNVVQNIIFNHVIRAKSIKINMRHPVHEYFGINFVNVLGSRDPTLRIQGGMSSLTQDLCLQISETNNVVLGGCINSMSYLDGRDLWKLNSSNQIYNPINNLCMSLKNNMIANGGEIVMEDCNSSLEHNDGRSSWQLLPNNQLKILRDGNFCLTQDGSKSGSVDIALHKQATSSLSRKDQKYSPEKALDGNLDTFWLSEPFDIETVPDAVYFDINLGSKYKLEKSIIYWKYPATKYSIYLSNDGENYKEISSNLANFLRSTINDLHITEAQYIRIKLMSPNPEFSEGDEENLFYGIKKVSIYTNRIKSIVDDCDKVKDSDDARDKYFFEFVSEVNIEEGKELKNIDSKLQKYAEKIQTEALKIQKLNPQLKKCKSNKEKRHTDIMNIKNVILKNIYDVINKTENILKSNTFNLYYSTSTSELGQTPDNPAYSCFHLKSILPSSSSGFYYVLPTCSQNVLRVFCDMKIGSMYYIPSIDTNIINKIKDVENICASYGLNPIHLNDQSQVYTLKNLFHLMNVNINNPVPLAIIKNDVENYFYSLDFQENVDNVISKFGTPIGNTFGINNNGVIFFDSSNSEMSGFVCSDNINSINPPPPFINLNCDTTLKQAIEIEKIVGNEYLFKCPYDCLKRNTEATVIGGEGNIYSEDSSICLSSIHAGVYDKHYLINLRILNALGEYEGVYQNGIISDSYINDSQEVAFKVFRVPPKCPNNAAPMESFSFLQTTPVSIGNIDKTDSIESNSHSLIENIYIDSSTADAINDLVTVVNKQVGSSDPTFLALINKQVITIVSNARRYLKPTENFEKNIELLSNETLKDVQKISHTIKLLSSRITSELDKIKYKLQGLIDERLRQIEFESWGLENVIDDDIYNTFEIVNMLDAHLSSTGGGKWNLLDKPLEEGMSGKVLTQNARIHDNISDSNNLFYGTYAFLRYKLFYDFVFSTYVHVKGTGSVGIIFRAYDKYNYYMLELNNGVNGYKRLLKFENNEPTELAIINDTGFDENIWFGIRIECAHSKIKISIIKTNKPLYDIPTPDIVVNDDFNAAGTIGFYTYGIDSVEFAKSVVESVECLTKENYVKNKNNIPLICNIYEEFYVGKFNKSYLSFDEANENKELSNWNYANNIGNEKRVIVYASDAYGQKKQKEKYSYQNNDSPSSYIILQKKICSAGVFNFSVYPQCNNNGTVGAIIKFLDPNNYTILDIGSNFTRLRQNINGNFHLLGESIVSGYKENTWNIVTISFSSTNVNVNMGNGLMTYPIFSLIGLDLFKGDQIGLASYNCNNVSFSNIFIHPFDFKQYSPTPSVGIESLVPIFSKIRQDTIRPEVLGNDKSLNYNGYNNKNDELEQIEENSNTKHTEIEKHSFHLNQDQIDNENKPNDIYYCSTHKDIVSREAFCNKNDIEDSNCTNNFCKSCCDNIQGEMNEEDTNTCIQSCEKLDQTVLETSEVLNFLKNSCIESSNEELKKACEHDDDVDQCVTDMCQMCCQSIIIPENLLVSSIKLSPLINHCISECE; this comes from the exons atgaaaaaattattttttaattatgtaaTTGCAATATTTATGTTGCACTTTCTTTACGTGAATGGAGAAAACGACATCAGcaacacattttttaaatttgataGTTGTGAAGCCGAATCAACATTTCCAAACATAGGAGATAATGGATTGCCTCAGTATGGAGCGGATAATGCTTTGACAAGAGGTTCAGGTTACTGGTGTTCCGAAGGGAAACATAATCCTAATGATGTAATTTCATGGATAGGacatttgaaaaatgtgAGATCACTAAATGGGGTTATAATACACTGGGCTTATTCCCCTGGGGAAGTTTCTATTATGGCTAGCTATGACGGGAATGATTCATACGAAGAAGTCGTTCCATATCAAACAATAGAATCTCGAGCAG GAAATGTCGTCCAAAACATCATATTCAACCATGTGATTAGAGCAAAATCGATTAAAATCAATATGAGGCATCCTGTGCATGAATATTTTGGCATTAACTTTGTAAATGTGCTAGGCTCTAGAGATCCCACTTTGAGAATACAAGGTGGCATGTCTAGTTTAACTCAAGATTTGTGTTTACAAATAAGTGAAACAAATAATGTGGTTTTAGGAGGATGTATAAATTCTATGTCTTATTTAGATGGAAGAGATTTATGGAAATTAAATTCTAGTAACCAAATATATAACCcgataaataatttatgtatgagtttaaaaaataatatgatagCTAATGGAGGAGAAATAGTAATGGAAGACTGTAATAGCAGTTTAGAGCATAATGATGGACGTAGTAGTTGGCAATTGTTACCAAATaatcaattaaaaatattaagagatggaaatttttgtttaactCAAGATGGATCAAAATCTGGTAGTGTCGATATAGCATTACATAAACAAGCAACGTCTTCTTTATCAAGAAAAgatcaaaaatattcacCAGAAAAAGCATTAGATGGCAATTTAGATACATTTTGGTTATCTGAACCATTTGATATAGAAACAGTACCTGATGCAGTATATTTTGACATTAATTTAGgaagtaaatataaattagaaAAGTCCATAATTTATTGGAAATATCCCGCtacaaaatattcaatttatttaaGTAATGATGGAGAAAACTATAAAGAAATTAGTAGCAATTTagcaaattttttaagaagTACAATAAATGATTTACATATTACAGAAGCTCAATATATtagaataaaattaatgagTCCAAATCCTGAATTTTCTGAAGGTGATGAAGAAAACTTATTTTatggtataaaaaaagtatcaatatatacaaataggATAAAATCTATAGTTGATGACTGTGACAAAGTAAAGGATTCAGATGATGCAAGAGACAAATACttttttgaatttgttTCTGAAGTTAATATAGAGGAAGggaaagaattaaaaaatatagacaGCAAATTACAGAAATATGCAGAAAAAATTCAAACTGAAgcattaaaaatacaaaaattaaatcctcagttaaaaaaatgtaaaagtaataaagaaaaaaggcATACTgatattatgaatataaaaaatgttatacttaaaaacatatatgatgtaattaataaaactgaaaatatattaaaaagtaatacatttaatttatattattcaacATCTACAAGCGAATTAGGGCAAACACCAGACAATCCAGCATATAGTTGTTTCcatttaaaaagtatattacCTAGTTCTTCTTCtggtttttattatgtattaCCAACATGCTCTCAAAATGTGTTAAGAGTGTTTTGTGATATGAAAATTGGAagtatgtattatattccATCAATAGATACAAACataattaacaaaataaaagatgtCGAAAACATTTGTGCATCATATGGCTTAAATCCTATACATTTAAATGATCAAAGTCAAGtatatacattaaaaaatttatttcatttgatgaatgtaaatataaataatccaGTACCTTTAgctattattaaaaatgatgtagaaaattatttctattCTTTAGATTTTCAAGAGAACGTTGATAATgttatatcaaaatttgGAACACCAATAGGTAATACATTTggaattaataataatggggtaatattttttgattcaTCTAATTCTGAAATGTCTGGATTTGTTTGTTcagataatataaattcaaTTAATCCCCCTCCACCATTTATCAATTTAAATTGTGATACCACTCTAAAACAGGCTAttgaaattgaaaaaattgttgggaatgaatatttatttaaatgccCTTATGATTgtttaaaaagaaatactGAAGCAACTGTTATTGGAGGAGAAGGAAACATATATTCTGAAGACAGTTCTATTTGTTTGTCATCTATACATGCTGGAGTTTATGATAagcattatttaattaatctCAGAATTTTAAATGCTTTAGGTGAATATGAAGGTGTATATCAAAATGGTATTATATCAGATAGTTACATAAATGATAGCCAAGAAGTAGCGTTTAAGGTTTTTAGGGTGCCTCCAAAATGTCCTAACAATGCTGCACCCATGGAATCATTTTCCTTTCTGCAAACGACGCCTGTTTCTATAGGAAATATTGATAAAACCGATAGTATTGAAAGCAATAGCCATTCCcttatagaaaatatttacattgaTTCATCAACTGCAGACGCAATAAATGATCTTGTGACTGTTGTTAATAAGCAAGTTGGAAGCAGTGATCCGACTTTTTTAGCTTTAATAAACAAACAAGTAATTACAATCGTTTCTAATGCTAGAAGATATTTAAAGCCAActgaaaattttgaaaaaaatatagaattatTATCTAATGAAACATTAAAAGATgttcaaaaaatatcccatacaataaaattattatcttcaCGAATTACTTCTGAATtggataaaataaaatataaattacaaGGATTAATAGATGAAAGACTTAGACAAATAGAATTTGAATCATGGGGATTAGAAAATGTAATAGatgatgatatatataacacatTTGAAATTGTTAACATGCTAGATGCACATCTAAGTAGTACTGGTGGAGGAAAATGGAACTTGCTAGATAAACCATTAGAAGAAGGGATGAGTGGAAAAGTGCTAACTCAAAATGCACGCATTCATGATAATATAAGCGATTcgaataatttattttatggtACTTATGCTTTTTtaagatataaattattttatgattttgttttttcaacATATGTGCATGTAAAGGGGACTGGGTCAGTAGGTATAATATTCAGGgcatatgataaatataattattacatgCTAGAATTGAATAATGGTGTAAATGGATATAAAagattattaaaatttgaaaataacgAACCAACCGAATTAGCTATCATAAATGATACAGGTTTTGACGAAAATATATGGTTTGGTATAAGAATTGAATGTGCGCACtcaaaaatcaaaataagtattattaaaacaaataaaccATTGTATGATATACCAACTCCAGATATTGTAGTAAATGATGATTTCAATGCTGCTGGTACTATAGGGTTTTATACATATGGAATTGATTCTGTTGAATTTGCTAAATCAGTTGTTGAATCTGTTGAATGTTTgacaaaagaaaattatgttaaaaacaaaaataacataCCATTAATTtgcaatatatatgaagaaTTTTATGTTGGAAAATTCAataaatcatatttatcatttgatgaagcaaatgaaaataaagaactATCAAATTGGAATtatgcaaataatataggGAATGAAAAGCGTGTCATAGTATACGCATCAGATGCATAtggacaaaaaaaacagaaagaaaaatactCGTaccaaaataatgatagtccatcatcatatataattttacaaaaaaaaatatgttctGCTGgtgtatttaatttttcggTATATCCAcaatgtaataataatggaaCTGTAGGAGCtatcattaaatttttagatCCTAATAATTATACTATATTAGATATTGGATCCAATTTTACCAGATTAagacaaaatattaatggaaattttcatttattaggTGAATCTATTGTTTCTGgatataaagaaaacaCATGGAATATAGTAACGATATCATTTAGCTCAACAAATGTTAACGTTAATATGGGAAATGGATTGATGACATACCCAATTTTTAGTTTAATAGGTTTAGATTTATTTAAAGGAGATCAAATTGGTTTAGCTTCATACAATTGTAATAATGTTTCTTTTAGTAACATCTTTATACATCCATTTGACTTTAAACAATACAGTCCAACCCCATCAGTTGGAATTGAAAGCTTGGTACccatattttcaaaaataagaCAAGATACAATACGCCCAGAAGTATTAGGAAATGATAAATCACTAAATTATAATgggtataataataaaaatgatgaactAGAACAAATTGAAGAAAATTCCAATACTAAACACACTGAAATCGAAAAGCATTCCTTTCATCTAAATCAAGATCAAAttgataatgaaaataaaccAAATGATATTTATTACTGTTCTACACATAAAGATATTGTTAGCAGAGAAGcattttgtaataaaaacGATATAGAAGACAGCAATTgtacaaataatttttgtaaaagtTGTTGTGATAATATACAAGGGGAAATGAATGAAGAAGATACAAACACATGTATACAATCATGTGAAAAGTTAGATCAAACTGTTTTAGAAACATCGGAAGTACTCAATTTCCTTAAAAATTCATGTATTGAATCTTCCAatgaagaattaaaaaaagcatGTGAACATGATGATGACGTAGATCAATGTGTAACTGATATGTGTCAAATGTGTTGTCAATCTATAATTATACCTGAAAATTTACTCGTTTCAAGCATTAAACTGAGTCCATTGATAAATCATTGTATATCAGAATGTGAATAA